The following proteins are encoded in a genomic region of Hirundo rustica isolate bHirRus1 chromosome 3, bHirRus1.pri.v3, whole genome shotgun sequence:
- the SOX7 gene encoding transcription factor SOX-7, which produces MAALLSTFPWPERLEGDAGEGLSPGPPPRASQGEKGSESRIRRPMNAFMVWAKDERKRLAVQNPDLHNAELSKMLGKSWKALSLSQKRPYVEEAERLRVKHMQDYPNYKYRPRRKKQVKRIGKRVDAGFLLGSLTRDQNSVPEKRTCSRAGGDKEGPGEYHPRPGLPAVRGYREAPGSGSSTSVDTYPYGLPTPPEMSPLDAIDPEQSFFSSPCPEEHHRSHLAGATFSPEYAGGSLPCGHHPLSPMPQPATCMIPPASSCPPLPPPPPPPPSYYTPAFPSLPTPSLHAHLGQLSPPPDHHGFDPLDQLSQAELLGEMDRNEFDQYLNNPGHGDHHGGALANGHGPASGSSHSSENSLISVLADATATYYNNYSVS; this is translated from the exons ATGGCTGCGCTGCTCAGCACATTCCCCTGGCCGGAGCGGCTGGAGGGGGACGCGGGCgaggggctgtccccagggccaccCCCCCGAGCGTCGCAGGGCGAGAAGGGCTCCGAGAGCCGCATCCGCCGGCCCATGAACGCGTTCATGGTGTGGGCGAAGGACGAGAGGAAGCGGCTGGCGGTGCAGAACCCCGACCTGCACAACGCGGAGCTCAGCAAGATGCTCG GGAAGTCCTGGAAGGCGCTGAGCCTGTCGCAGAAGCGTCCCTACGTGGAGGAGGCCGAGCGGCTGCGGGTGAAGCACATGCAAGATTATCCCAACTACAAGTACCGGCCCCGTCGGAAGAAGCAGGTCAAGCGCATCGGGAAGCGGGTGGATGCCGGCTTTCTGCTGGGCAGCCTGACACGGGACCAGAACTCTGTGCCGGAAAAGCGGACCTGCAGCCGGGCCGGGGGGGACAAAGAGGGCCCGGGTGAGTACCACCCCCGCCCGGGGCTGCCGGCCGTGCGGGGATACCGGGAGGCTccgggcagcggcagcagcaccAGCGTGGACACCTACCCCTACGGGCTGCCCACCCCGCCGGAGATGTCCCCCCTGGATGCCATAGACCCCGAGCAGAGCTTCTTCTCCTCGCCCTGCCCCGAGGAGCATCACCGCTCTCACCTCGCCGGTGCCACCTTCTCCCCGGAGTACGCGGGCGGCTCGCTGCCGTGCGGCCACCACCCGCTCAGCCCCATGCCACAGCCGGCCACCTGCATGATCCCCCCGGCCTCCAgctgccctcccctccctcctcctcctcctcctcctcccagctactACACACCcgccttcccctccctgcccactcCCAGCCTCCATGCCCACCTGGGCCAGCTCTCCCCGCCGCCCGACCACCACGGCTTCGACCCCTTGGACCAGCTGAGCCAAGcggagctgctgggggagatGGACCGCAATGAGTTCGACCAGTATCTCAACAACCCCGGCCACGGTGACCACCACGGCGGGGCCTTGGCCAACGGGCACGGCCCAGCGTCcggcagctcccacagctccgAGAACAGCCTCATCTCCGTCCTGGCCGACGCCACGGCCACCTACTACAATAACTACAGCGTCTCGTAG